TCATGACCGTACCGCAGTGAGCTTCAACCCGTCCGCTGCACCGATGACGCGATCGAGCGTCGTCGTGCAGTGCGTCAGTCAGGTCATGGCGCCCTGCGCGGCAAACCCCGATCCTTGACCTGGCGTCGGCTGTTGGGGGGTAGACCGGAGATGGCCGAGTCGCGCCAAAATCAACGCGAATGCCCATTGCCGACTTCGCTTGAGCCCCATCAAGTCGGTCGCTGGCCGGAGCCTATTTTGAATGCGATAGGCAGGTTCAGCCCATCAGCTGATCTGTAGATGCCGGCCCGACGTTCGAACGCCGTTCGGATCAAGTCTTGAGTAGCCTGATCCTGCTTTTTGATGACAGCGCCCGTCAGAACGAGACTGCCCAACCCGCCCCGCCAAAGGGTCTCCGTATCGGGGACGAAGTAGGTCGCAGCGTGCTCTGTGACCTTCACCTCTGCGAGGCCGGCTCCGTGTAGCAACAGGAGGAATTCGCCCGAGTTAGAAAAACGAAACACATTGTGGCCCTGTGGAACGTCCATCGGTGCCGACACCCCGATCTCGGCAATGGCATCACGGAAGATGCCTTGAATACGTTGGCGCGACGGATCGTCCCACCACGCAAATGCAATGCGTCCGCCGGGCAACAAGGTACGTACGCATTCTGCGACAGCAAGTTCTGGCCGGGGAAAATGTCCAAGCCCGAAAGCGCAGACGACGGCATCAAAAGTATGATCGGGAAATGGGAGATGTTCTACGTCAGCCTCACGATACTCGGTCGCTGGGTACAATCGCTGCGCCAGTTCTATCATCCGAGGCGACAAATCAACGCCGACAGTGCGTGCGCCGCGAGTTGCGGCTTCGGCTGTGAGAGCGCCCGGCCCGCTCGCGACATCCAGTAGACGTGTACCCGGCCGCAAATGCACGTCCTTGAAAAGATGATTGGTAGCTAGAGCAGTCACCGCCGCAAAGAATGCGTGATAGCTGTTTGCCAAAGCATCATGACCTTGGCGTTCGAAGGCTCGCAGTCGCTCCGCCTCGCTGCTGGACAATTCTGCTGGAGACATGATCACCATCCCAGGACGCAAGGACTGTTCGACAATAGCAGCTCTCGGGGAAGGACAACATCCTGGATGTCCGGATGTGGCTCGAATGCGAAGTGCGGTTAGACCCTGGGATGGTCCGCTTATTGGGGCGGACCGGAAGTGACTAGCTGACCTCCCAAATGGCGTTGTTGACCCGGAGCTGACTTCGGCCCATGGCGCGAAACCCGGGATTTGTATAGGGTTGGGCCCTGTCCTGTTCTGATCCCCTCGGGGCGAGCGAAATGTGGCGACGCAGTGGAAGCGAATGTCCGATCAAGAGTCGGCGCGCGAATAGGCCCAAGGTTCGCAAAGCATCGACTAAGGCCCCATCCATTGCCGACCTGCGAAAGCAGGTACGCACTCTCACCCACGAGCTGAAACATGCAAACGAGCGGCAGACCGCGACGGCGGAAGTGCTGCAAGTCATATCCAGTTCGCCTGGCGAGCTTGGGCCGGTGTTCGAGGCCATGCTGCAAAAGGCCGTGGGCATCTGCCGCGCCAGTTTTGGGACGCTGCTCCTATACAAAGGCGACAGGTTGCGGCGGGTGGCGCGAATGGCCGCTCAAAACGTGCCGCAATCGTATGCGCCCGACCAGGAAACGCCGCCACACTTCATCGCGCCGTTTGATGGGGCGCCTTCGCTGGGGCGCCTCGTCGAGACCAAGGCGCTGGTTCACATTGCCGATATTGCCACCGAGCATCCCGACGATCTGATCTACAAGGTCGCCGCAGCCCGCACCGTTCTGATTGTGCCCATGCTCAAGGAGAGCGAGCTTGTCGGCGCCTTTGCCGTCTACCGCAAGGAGGTGCAAGAGTTCAGCGACAAGCAGGTCGAGTTGCTGGAAAATTTTGCGGCACAAGCCGTGATCGCCATCGAGAACACGCGGCTGCTCCACGAGGTGCAGGCCAAGACGCGCGATCTCACGGAGGCCCTGACCTACCAGACCGGCAGCTCCAACATCCTGAAGGTGATCGCCTCGTCGCCGACCGAGGTCGCCCCGGCTCTCAAAGCCATTGTCGAATGCGCCTGCGAGCTGTGCGATGCCTATGATGCGGCCGTGGTGCTGAGAGACGGCGACGATCTCCGCTTCAGCGCCCATCATGGCCCGATCCCGATCGGGCTCGAGAAATGGCCGATCAACCGCCGCTGGACCGCGGGCCGCGCCTTCATCGACCAGAAGACCGTGCATATCGAGGATCTTCGCGACGAGAAGCACGCGGATTTCTCCGACGGGCGCGAGCTGTCGATCCGGATGGGCCACCGCAGCATTTTGAGCGTGCCGCTACTGCGGGAAAAGGA
The DNA window shown above is from Bradyrhizobium sp. CB1650 and carries:
- a CDS encoding class I SAM-dependent methyltransferase codes for the protein MSPAELSSSEAERLRAFERQGHDALANSYHAFFAAVTALATNHLFKDVHLRPGTRLLDVASGPGALTAEAATRGARTVGVDLSPRMIELAQRLYPATEYREADVEHLPFPDHTFDAVVCAFGLGHFPRPELAVAECVRTLLPGGRIAFAWWDDPSRQRIQGIFRDAIAEIGVSAPMDVPQGHNVFRFSNSGEFLLLLHGAGLAEVKVTEHAATYFVPDTETLWRGGLGSLVLTGAVIKKQDQATQDLIRTAFERRAGIYRSADGLNLPIAFKIGSGQRPT